GATGTTCTCGATGCGCATGCCGCGATCGGCGGCCTTGGCCATGTCATAGATGGTGAGGCAGGCGACGGAGACGGCCGTCAGCGCCTCCATCTCGACGCCGGTCTGGCCGGCGGTCTTCACTCGCGCCACCACATGAAGACCGGGCAGGGCTTCGTCTGGGGTCACTTCCACTTCCACCTTGCTCAGCATGAGGGGATGGCAGAGGGGGATGAGCTCATGGGTGCGCTTGGAAGCCATGATGCCGGCGATGCGGGCGACGCCGAGCACGTCGCCCTTCT
The Azorhizobium caulinodans ORS 571 genome window above contains:
- the moaC gene encoding cyclic pyranopterin monophosphate synthase MoaC, translated to MTRLTHLDSTGAARMVDVSDKPSTTREALAEGQVVMAPETLALIQSGNAKKGDVLGVARIAGIMASKRTHELIPLCHPLMLSKVEVEVTPDEALPGLHVVARVKTAGQTGVEMEALTAVSVACLTIYDMAKAADRGMRIENIRLLEKSGGRSGDWRAA